The following coding sequences are from one Devosia neptuniae window:
- a CDS encoding LysR family transcriptional regulator codes for MDLDQLRTFDRIVRDQSFTKAAAYLHITQATASMRIRALEQLLGVTLFQRGRTVTLTDQGMTFLPFARRIIGTAQEGREALRRVERGRIAIASLRSLVSPLITEALLRFQQKYPSVDVVVHEGRQAQIAAMLHERDAEMGILCWPNIDPLIVDLVPLVIMRERVPLVVAPEIAARLPAQFSIEDVLALVPRVISLRWWQAEPETAAALVRLAKTSVELPTGPARRLAIKGEGLGFFVSSAVADDIEAGRLVEIAPPDFEPLHRDTAMVVRSLAALDRDMLADFIAEIALECAKVGVILDNRLATLSNKVA; via the coding sequence ATGGACCTCGACCAGCTTCGCACTTTTGATCGCATCGTTCGCGACCAGAGTTTCACCAAAGCCGCCGCGTATCTGCACATCACCCAGGCCACCGCTTCGATGCGCATCCGCGCCCTCGAGCAGCTATTGGGCGTGACACTGTTCCAGCGCGGCCGCACCGTGACGCTGACCGATCAGGGCATGACCTTCCTGCCCTTTGCCCGCCGCATTATCGGCACCGCGCAGGAAGGCCGCGAGGCGCTGCGCCGGGTCGAGCGCGGCCGTATCGCCATTGCCTCGCTACGGAGTCTGGTTTCCCCGCTGATCACCGAGGCATTGCTGCGCTTTCAGCAGAAATATCCCAGCGTCGATGTGGTGGTGCATGAGGGCAGGCAGGCCCAGATCGCCGCCATGCTGCACGAGCGGGACGCTGAAATGGGCATATTGTGCTGGCCCAATATCGATCCGCTGATCGTGGATCTGGTGCCGCTGGTCATCATGCGCGAACGCGTGCCGCTGGTCGTGGCGCCCGAAATCGCCGCACGGCTGCCCGCTCAATTCAGCATCGAGGATGTACTGGCTTTGGTGCCCCGCGTGATCTCGCTGCGCTGGTGGCAGGCCGAGCCCGAAACCGCCGCCGCTCTGGTGCGCCTCGCCAAAACCAGTGTCGAACTCCCCACCGGGCCGGCCCGACGCCTCGCCATCAAGGGCGAGGGCCTGGGCTTTTTCGTCAGCTCGGCCGTGGCCGACGATATCGAGGCCGGGCGGCTGGTCGAAATCGCCCCGCCGGATTTTGAGCCGCTACACCGCGACACCGCCATGGTGGTCCGCTCGCTGGCGGCGCTCGATCGCGACATGCTGGCCGATTTCATCGCCGAGATCGCGCTGGAATGCGCCAAAGTGGGCGTCATCCTCGACAACCGGCTGGCCACACTGAGCAACAAGGTCGCCTAG
- a CDS encoding alpha/beta fold hydrolase, with the protein MLCHGLAASGLQFAADAEFFAAQGFRVLVPDLRGHGQSGVPATRNSRSFAIPTLADDLVAMLDHAQLGPVHWVGNSLGGIVALDLVARAPERFKTLAMFGTAFSLNLPLALGRILPPIHFLLGPRCLAALTAWSTTSDQPARKVIAAMAEAIDPQTIATIAASISRYDLTHAVTGFTGPMLVLVGGRDRAVNLALRPALARIGARDNLTIVDLPYGGHCANLDATADWRAALLRFWS; encoded by the coding sequence GTGCTCTGCCATGGGCTGGCGGCGAGCGGGCTGCAATTTGCTGCCGATGCCGAATTCTTTGCGGCGCAAGGCTTTCGCGTGCTGGTGCCCGATTTGCGCGGCCATGGGCAATCGGGCGTTCCGGCCACGCGCAATAGCCGGAGTTTTGCCATCCCGACGCTGGCCGATGATCTGGTCGCCATGCTGGATCACGCCCAACTCGGGCCGGTCCATTGGGTGGGCAATTCGCTGGGCGGCATCGTGGCACTCGATCTGGTAGCGCGGGCGCCGGAGCGGTTTAAAACGCTTGCCATGTTCGGCACGGCCTTTTCGCTGAACCTGCCGCTGGCGTTGGGTCGGATCCTGCCGCCGATCCACTTTCTGCTTGGTCCGCGATGTCTGGCAGCGCTGACGGCCTGGTCGACGACGAGCGACCAGCCGGCGCGCAAGGTCATTGCCGCTATGGCCGAAGCCATCGACCCGCAGACAATTGCGACAATCGCCGCCAGTATCAGCCGCTATGATCTGACCCATGCCGTAACGGGGTTTACCGGACCAATGCTGGTTCTGGTCGGCGGGCGCGACCGCGCAGTCAATCTTGCGCTCAGGCCGGCCCTGGCGCGCATCGGCGCGCGGGACAATCTCACCATTGTGGACCTGCCCTATGGCGGGCATTGCGCCAATCTGGACGCCACCGCCGATTGGCGTGCGGCGTTGCTGCGGTTCTGGTCCTAG
- the mbfA gene encoding iron exporter MbfA has translation MFSLLPDARRSFSSLSEREILALAIAAEEEDGSIYSEFATRLAPTYPGSAALFEGMAAEEDEHRRRLLDLYVERFGKRLVPIRREHVRGFINRKPIWLLKNLTLEAVRQQVWEMEEGAYRFYMEAAKQVSDAGTRKLLGDLAAQERRHADAADRIDEAVLGAEGRDVEKSENHRQFVLTYVQPGLAGLMDGSVSTLAPVFAAAFATGDTHQTFLVGLAAAIGAGISMGFTEAASDDGKLTGRGSPVKRGLAAGIMTAVGGLGHALPYLIHDFFTATALAIAIVLIELWAIAFIQNRYMQTPFWRAVMQVVLGGSLVFAAGILIGNA, from the coding sequence ATGTTTTCCCTGCTGCCCGATGCCCGCCGCTCTTTTTCCAGCCTTTCCGAACGCGAAATCCTGGCTCTGGCAATTGCGGCAGAGGAAGAGGATGGCAGCATCTATTCCGAATTCGCCACGCGTCTGGCACCGACCTATCCCGGCTCGGCGGCTTTGTTCGAGGGCATGGCGGCCGAGGAAGACGAGCATCGCCGCCGCCTGCTCGATCTTTATGTCGAACGTTTCGGCAAAAGGCTGGTGCCGATCCGGCGCGAGCATGTGCGCGGCTTCATCAATCGCAAGCCGATCTGGCTGCTGAAAAACCTCACGCTCGAGGCCGTGCGCCAGCAGGTCTGGGAGATGGAGGAGGGCGCCTATCGCTTTTATATGGAAGCGGCCAAGCAGGTCAGCGATGCTGGCACACGCAAGCTGCTCGGTGATCTGGCCGCGCAGGAACGCCGCCATGCCGATGCCGCCGACCGGATCGATGAAGCCGTGTTGGGCGCCGAGGGGCGCGATGTCGAAAAAAGCGAAAACCATCGCCAGTTTGTGCTGACCTATGTGCAGCCGGGTCTGGCCGGGCTGATGGATGGCTCGGTTTCGACCCTGGCACCGGTCTTTGCCGCGGCCTTTGCCACCGGCGATACGCATCAGACTTTTCTGGTGGGTCTGGCCGCGGCCATCGGCGCCGGCATTTCCATGGGCTTTACCGAAGCGGCCTCCGACGATGGCAAGCTGACCGGACGCGGTTCGCCGGTTAAGCGCGGGCTGGCCGCCGGCATCATGACCGCCGTGGGCGGGCTGGGGCATGCTCTGCCGTATCTGATCCACGATTTCTTCACCGCCACCGCACTGGCCATCGCCATCGTGCTGATCGAGCTCTGGGCCATCGCCTTCATCCAGAACCGCTATATGCAGACCCCGTTCTGGCGCGCCGTCATGCAGGTCGTGCTGGGCGGCTCGCTGGTGTTCGCGGCGGGTATATTGATCGGCAATGCCTGA
- a CDS encoding NAD(P)/FAD-dependent oxidoreductase, protein MDDVIIIGGSFAGLAGALQLGRARRKVTVLDTGLPRNRFASHSHGLLGHDHKPPADILAAARQQLERYPTVRLVNARADSVSGAVDDFAVRTDDGETLKARRLLLTYGVADEMPVIPGFAECWGKSIVPCPYCDGFEVAGQHWGLVYSGPHSLHAISLFGDWTDKLTLFANGHELDAEARAGLARRNVPVIDGRVASIAHDNGRLSAIHLDTGRTASVDVLFAHPRNQPSASLHETLGLETVDAPLGIFLKVDDRRQTSMEGIYAAGDLANPVASVTLASSSGAMAAIFAQQSMLQ, encoded by the coding sequence ATGGATGACGTCATCATCATCGGCGGCAGCTTTGCCGGCCTGGCCGGGGCTCTCCAGCTCGGGCGGGCGCGGCGCAAGGTCACCGTGCTTGACACCGGCCTGCCGCGCAATCGCTTTGCCAGCCATTCCCATGGCCTGCTCGGCCACGACCACAAACCGCCCGCCGATATCCTGGCGGCCGCCCGTCAGCAGCTTGAGCGCTATCCAACGGTGCGGCTAGTCAATGCCCGGGCTGATAGTGTCAGCGGTGCGGTGGATGATTTTGCCGTCCGCACCGACGATGGCGAAACGCTCAAGGCGAGGCGCCTGCTGCTGACCTATGGCGTGGCCGACGAGATGCCAGTCATTCCCGGCTTTGCCGAATGCTGGGGTAAATCGATCGTGCCATGCCCCTATTGCGATGGGTTCGAAGTGGCGGGCCAGCATTGGGGCCTGGTCTATTCCGGGCCGCATAGCTTGCATGCCATCTCGCTGTTTGGCGACTGGACCGACAAGTTGACCCTCTTCGCCAATGGGCATGAACTGGATGCCGAGGCGCGGGCGGGTCTGGCACGGCGCAATGTGCCGGTGATCGACGGCAGAGTGGCAAGCATCGCGCATGACAATGGCCGTTTGAGCGCGATCCATCTCGATACCGGCCGCACGGCGTCGGTCGATGTGCTGTTCGCGCATCCGCGCAATCAACCCTCTGCTAGTCTGCATGAAACACTGGGGCTGGAAACGGTCGATGCGCCGCTTGGGATCTTCCTCAAGGTCGATGATCGCCGCCAGACATCAATGGAAGGCATCTATGCTGCCGGCGACCTCGCCAATCCTGTGGCCAGCGTGACATTGGCCTCTTCCAGCGGGGCAATGGCGGCGATTTTCGCCCAGCAATCCATGCTGCAATAG